One genomic region from Granulicatella adiacens ATCC 49175 encodes:
- a CDS encoding Y-family DNA polymerase, producing the protein MSLINYSLEPRSDIAFIDMKSFYASVECIARGLHPLKASLCVMSRADNCKGLILASSPVFKKVFGRKNVGRTYDLPFDIHTRRFSYYKAERQGLPTDAAFVRFIEAWARATVIVPPRMSEYIRINMQIQRILQNFATTSEIYPYSIDEGFVDLTTSLNYFFPDPTLSRKEKLDLLSAQIQRAIWKETGLYSTVGMSNANPLLAKLALDNEAKSAKNMRANWSYEDVETKVWGIEKMTDFWGIGSRMEKRLNQLKIYTIKELAHADADLLKKHLGIMGVELWFHANGIDESNVHHPYKVKSHGIGNSQILPKDYRRKGDIELILREMAEQVAVRLRRVRKKTTCVSIHVGYSRTEEKKSIQAQRKIDPTNQTKPLTEVVLDLFRQKYTSGAVRRVGISYQGLVDEAITVFSLFDDYEQVEKEEKLQKAVDTIRDEFGFTSLLKANSLLESSRVKARSQLVGGHSAGGLDGLT; encoded by the coding sequence AGCGTCGAGTGCATCGCCAGAGGACTGCATCCGCTCAAGGCGTCGTTGTGTGTGATGAGTCGCGCGGATAATTGCAAGGGGCTCATTTTGGCGTCTTCTCCCGTCTTCAAGAAAGTCTTTGGGCGCAAAAATGTCGGTCGAACCTACGACTTGCCGTTTGATATTCATACGCGTCGCTTTTCCTATTATAAGGCCGAGCGTCAAGGGCTCCCCACGGATGCGGCCTTCGTGCGTTTCATCGAGGCGTGGGCGAGGGCGACCGTCATTGTCCCACCAAGGATGTCCGAGTATATCCGGATTAATATGCAGATTCAGCGTATTTTGCAAAATTTTGCCACGACGAGTGAGATTTATCCGTATTCCATCGATGAAGGCTTTGTCGATTTGACGACTTCTTTGAATTATTTCTTCCCGGATCCGACGCTTTCTAGAAAGGAAAAATTAGACCTCTTGTCCGCGCAAATTCAGCGGGCGATTTGGAAGGAGACAGGGCTCTATTCAACGGTAGGGATGTCTAATGCGAATCCTCTCCTTGCTAAACTCGCGCTGGATAATGAGGCTAAGAGTGCGAAGAATATGCGCGCCAACTGGTCGTACGAGGACGTGGAAACGAAGGTCTGGGGAATCGAGAAGATGACGGATTTCTGGGGAATTGGCAGTCGTATGGAAAAGCGGCTGAACCAGCTGAAGATTTACACGATTAAGGAATTGGCGCATGCGGATGCGGATCTATTGAAGAAGCATCTGGGGATTATGGGCGTGGAGCTGTGGTTTCACGCGAATGGCATCGATGAGAGCAATGTCCATCATCCCTACAAGGTGAAATCACACGGTATCGGGAACTCGCAAATTTTGCCGAAAGATTACCGTCGCAAGGGCGATATCGAGTTGATTTTAAGAGAAATGGCCGAGCAAGTGGCCGTTCGCCTGCGCAGGGTCCGCAAGAAGACGACTTGTGTATCGATTCATGTGGGGTACTCTAGAACGGAGGAGAAAAAATCGATTCAGGCGCAACGAAAAATCGACCCCACGAATCAAACGAAGCCTCTGACGGAAGTGGTATTGGACTTGTTTCGCCAGAAATATACGAGTGGTGCGGTGCGTCGAGTAGGGATTTCCTATCAAGGGCTCGTAGATGAGGCGATTACGGTATTTTCATTATTCGACGATTACGAGCAGGTCGAAAAGGAAGAAAAATTGCAAAAGGCCGTCGATACGATTCGCGACGAATTCGGCTTCACCTCGCTCTTGAAGGCGAACTCTCTATTGGAATCGTCCCGCGTGAAGGCGCGCAGTCAGCTCGTCGGAGGGCATTCGGCAGGAGGGTTAGATGGATTGACATGA